ATGACAAAGTGCTGAAAAATGGCGACATTATCAATGTGGACATCACGGTCATTAAAGATGGCTTTCATGGCGATACCAGCATGATGTTCTGCGTAGGGGAAACCCCGGAGCACGCTCAGCGTCTCTGCCGGGTCAGCCGAGAATGTATGTATCTAGGCATTGAGCAGGTCAAGCCAGGAGCCAGGCTGGGTGATATCGGCGCCGTTATCGCTCGACACGCCCATGGCCACCACTATTCCGTGGTTGAAGAATACTGCGGCCATGGTATTGGCCAGCAGTTTCACGAAGAACCCCAGGTATTGCACTACGGCAAAACCGGTACCGGTATGGAACTTCGTGAAGGCATGACTTTCACCATCGAACCGATGATCAATGCCGGCAAGAAGTTTACCAAGCTGAACGCAAAGGATGGCTGGACCGTGACCACCCGTGACAAGCGTTTATCCGCACAATGGGAACACACCATCCTGGTCACCGCCGACGGCTACGACATCCTGACCCTGCGTAACGGTGAAACCGCACCCAGCCTGACCTGAAATCATTCCAAGTAAACCATGCAGTCTTCAGGGAGGAAGCTGCTCTCGCGACCAGCGAGCCACCCCCTACCCGGGGAAATAGAGAGCCAGGGGCCGTATGAATACCGGGATCGACGAACAACTGTTTATCAATGAGCTGTTTAACAAAGGCCAGTTTCGAGCCGAACTGGTACTTTCACCCACCCCAATCCCCGCCTATAAACGCTGTATAAAGCAGGCTCAGGAAACACTGGATAAATGGTATCGCGAAGGCCGGGATATTCGCATGCTCGTGAACGCGCGCGCCTGGCTGGTCGATCAGGTTTTGTCACTGGCCTGGAACCACCTTGACTGGGGGGAAAAAGGAGACATCTCCCTGGTGGCGGTTG
The DNA window shown above is from Aestuariirhabdus haliotis and carries:
- the map gene encoding type I methionyl aminopeptidase; its protein translation is MTVTIKTPDEIEKMRTAGRLAAEVLDMIAPSVEAGISTGELDRICHDYIVNVQKAIPAPLNYHGFPKSICTSLNHVICHGIPSDDKVLKNGDIINVDITVIKDGFHGDTSMMFCVGETPEHAQRLCRVSRECMYLGIEQVKPGARLGDIGAVIARHAHGHHYSVVEEYCGHGIGQQFHEEPQVLHYGKTGTGMELREGMTFTIEPMINAGKKFTKLNAKDGWTVTTRDKRLSAQWEHTILVTADGYDILTLRNGETAPSLT